The Actinomycetota bacterium genome includes a region encoding these proteins:
- a CDS encoding metallophosphoesterase, with product MGDKAPITIAHISDLHIGSQYFIPNLLSRTIEELNELKPDAVICTGDFTDAGFRQEYTTAQTFLSTIECERRLFIPGNHDSRNVGYVHFEEFFGERDRVLTFDRMMIVGTDSSEPDLDNGRIGRERYAWLKDAFEDDSYFKILALHHHLLPVPGTGRERSMVYDAGDLLEVLIDCGIDLVLCGHKHVPYVWRLESLVVVNAGTASSLRLRGKTKPCYNIVEIDERDNIKIFRKYPYGGRELIAEFSCDDRNYCKWERVEADVVSGGGRP from the coding sequence ATGGGCGATAAAGCCCCTATAACAATCGCACACATCTCCGACCTCCATATAGGGTCACAGTATTTTATCCCGAACCTATTGAGCAGGACCATAGAGGAACTCAACGAACTCAAGCCCGATGCCGTTATATGCACCGGTGATTTTACGGATGCGGGCTTTCGCCAGGAATACACGACGGCGCAGACCTTCTTATCGACGATAGAGTGTGAGCGCCGGCTCTTTATCCCCGGCAACCACGACTCTCGCAACGTAGGATACGTCCACTTCGAGGAGTTCTTTGGTGAGCGCGACCGCGTGCTCACGTTCGACCGCATGATGATAGTCGGTACCGATTCAAGCGAGCCCGACCTCGACAACGGCCGTATCGGCCGCGAGCGTTACGCCTGGCTGAAAGATGCTTTCGAAGACGACAGCTACTTCAAGATTCTCGCCCTCCACCACCACTTGCTTCCGGTTCCCGGCACCGGCCGCGAGCGAAGCATGGTCTATGATGCCGGTGATTTGCTTGAAGTCTTGATAGACTGCGGCATCGACCTCGTTCTATGCGGCCACAAGCACGTACCGTATGTGTGGAGGCTCGAGAGCCTGGTGGTAGTAAACGCGGGTACCGCTTCCAGCCTGCGGCTTCGCGGCAAGACGAAACCTTGTTACAACATCGTCGAGATAGACGAGCGTGACAACATCAAGATATTTCGGAAATATCCCTATGGGGGCCGTGAGCTTATCGCCGAGTTCTCTTGCGACGATAGGAATTACTGCAAGTGGGAGCGGGTCGAGGCTGATGTCGTATCGGGAGGTGGCCGGCCATAA
- a CDS encoding threonine synthase: MGWRGLIEEYGDFLPVTEATPVCTLHEGDTPLIRAESISRKLECDVYFKYEGLNPTGSFKDRGMTVAISKALEEESRAVICASTGNTSASAAAYSARAGIKCVVLIPEGKIALGKLSQALMHGAQVIAIRGNFDAALKIVRDLAQEYPITLVNSLNQYRVEGQKTGAFEVCDALGSAPDYLAIPVGNAGNITSYWRGFKDYAAAGKVERLPKMIGFQAAGAAPIVLGHPVDHPETIATAIRIGNPARWQEAVSAAQDSGGFIDMVTDEEILEAYRLIAATEGVFAEPASAASVAGLIKMVETGRVSRGVRVVCVLTGHGLKDPDTAIKTGGKVIETEATLTAVEKVIFGAV, encoded by the coding sequence ACTGATCGAAGAGTACGGGGATTTTCTCCCGGTGACCGAGGCGACCCCGGTGTGTACGCTCCACGAGGGCGATACCCCGCTGATTCGCGCGGAGAGCATTAGCAGGAAGCTGGAATGCGACGTATACTTCAAATACGAGGGGTTAAACCCGACCGGTTCCTTCAAGGACCGGGGTATGACGGTCGCGATAAGCAAAGCGCTGGAAGAGGAGTCAAGGGCGGTTATCTGCGCCTCGACCGGAAATACCAGCGCGTCCGCGGCGGCGTATTCGGCGCGTGCCGGCATCAAGTGTGTCGTACTTATCCCCGAGGGCAAGATAGCGCTAGGCAAGCTTTCGCAAGCGTTGATGCACGGCGCGCAGGTAATAGCGATACGGGGCAACTTCGACGCGGCCCTTAAGATCGTGCGCGACCTCGCCCAGGAGTACCCGATAACGCTGGTCAATTCGCTCAACCAATATCGGGTTGAAGGGCAGAAGACCGGGGCGTTCGAGGTTTGCGACGCGCTCGGCTCGGCCCCGGATTATCTCGCGATTCCGGTGGGCAACGCCGGTAACATCACATCTTATTGGCGGGGCTTTAAGGATTACGCGGCGGCGGGTAAGGTGGAGAGGTTGCCCAAGATGATAGGCTTTCAAGCGGCGGGTGCCGCGCCGATTGTCTTAGGACACCCGGTGGACCATCCCGAGACCATAGCGACGGCTATCCGAATCGGAAATCCGGCCAGATGGCAGGAGGCGGTTTCAGCCGCGCAGGATTCGGGCGGTTTTATAGATATGGTGACCGATGAGGAGATACTCGAAGCGTACCGGCTTATCGCGGCTACCGAGGGTGTCTTTGCGGAACCGGCTTCGGCGGCGTCGGTGGCGGGCCTGATAAAGATGGTTGAGACGGGGCGCGTCTCCAGGGGCGTGCGGGTCGTCTGTGTCCTTACCGGTCACGGGCTTAAAGACCCCGATACCGCGATAAAGACGGGCGGGAAAGTCATCGAGACCGAAGCGACGCTGACCGCGGTCGAAAAGGTCATCTTCGGGGCAGTGTAG
- a CDS encoding homoserine kinase — MVQAIVPATTANLGPGFDVLGLALNLYNTFTLAEIESGLVVEVSGDGAERLCGDENNLAYIAAKRLFDEVGHRAGGLRIGIDIGVPLGRGLGSSSTAIVGGLAAANDLCGGQLSRQDIFALAAEIEGHPDNVGPAVFGGFTICYERQSAVRAVSLKPSKNIKPVVLIPSSMLETKKARSVLPKSVAMADAVFNIGRSSILVAALLEGRPDMLRDAMEDRLHQPYRATLIPGMDRVIEALNGYPDIGVALSGAGPSILCLVARSKEVEYVELISGVLAERDRDYAAVPLEFDLEGVTVKS; from the coding sequence ATGGTACAGGCCATTGTGCCGGCTACGACTGCGAATCTGGGACCGGGCTTTGACGTCTTAGGCCTGGCCTTGAATCTATATAACACATTCACGCTCGCCGAAATCGAGAGCGGGCTGGTCGTCGAGGTCTCCGGAGACGGCGCCGAGCGTCTTTGCGGGGATGAAAATAACCTCGCATATATCGCCGCGAAGCGGCTCTTCGATGAGGTCGGCCACAGGGCCGGCGGCCTTCGTATCGGCATCGATATAGGGGTGCCGCTCGGGAGGGGGTTGGGGAGCAGTTCGACGGCGATCGTCGGCGGGCTGGCAGCCGCCAATGACCTTTGCGGCGGGCAGTTGTCCAGACAGGATATCTTTGCGCTTGCCGCCGAAATAGAGGGCCATCCCGACAATGTGGGCCCGGCCGTCTTTGGCGGCTTCACCATATGCTACGAACGTCAATCGGCGGTCCGAGCCGTTTCGCTGAAACCGTCGAAGAATATCAAGCCGGTGGTGCTCATACCATCGAGCATGCTGGAGACGAAAAAAGCCCGCTCGGTGTTGCCGAAAAGCGTCGCGATGGCCGATGCCGTCTTCAATATCGGGAGGTCTAGCATTTTAGTCGCGGCGCTCCTCGAAGGAAGGCCGGATATGTTAAGAGACGCCATGGAAGACCGGCTCCACCAGCCATACAGGGCGACCCTTATCCCGGGTATGGACCGGGTGATAGAGGCGCTTAACGGCTATCCCGATATCGGCGTGGCGCTGAGCGGCGCCGGCCCAAGCATTCTCTGTCTCGTAGCGAGGTCGAAAGAGGTCGAATATGTAGAGCTTATAAGCGGTGTGCTTGCGGAGCGCGACCGGGATTACGCGGCGGTTCCCCTGGAGTTCGATTTGGAAGGCGTAACCGTCAAGAGTTGA
- a CDS encoding 2,3-diphosphoglycerate synthetase — translation MGRWPAITRAIALIDGEHYPPVIKSALETLANNHDYNVVGAVFVGGLEKLSEKGEFDDLGCPVIKDEDTLTAILMAIERFDPEIVVDLSDEPVIGYKERFFYASHVLTKGIPYIGADFWFYPPAFQKVLRKPSLSVIGTGKRVGKTAISGFICRHLDEAGYRPGVIAMGRGGPPAPELIEGREIELTPEYLLNLARSGKHAASDYLEDALTSRITAIGCRRCGGGLAGQPFISNVSAGAKIANALDIDLVVLEGSGSALPPVHADAHILTIGAGQPIDYIDGYFGTYRVLLSDLVIISMCEPPIADKDKVEQLDQAIRSIKPQAKIAHTIFRPKPLRPIAGKRVFLATTAPPSMKGKLVSHLEKTYDAEVVGVSTNLSNRKLLRQDIEAAEGKFTTLLTELKAAAVDVVTGIGFGLGLEVVYMDNLPVVIGGDGDLEDLVTWVADRAKQNFAGGKSSD, via the coding sequence ATCGGGAGGTGGCCGGCCATAACTCGGGCGATTGCGCTTATCGACGGCGAACACTATCCTCCGGTGATCAAGTCCGCTTTGGAAACCCTCGCTAATAATCATGATTATAATGTGGTCGGGGCGGTCTTCGTCGGCGGCCTCGAGAAATTATCCGAAAAGGGCGAGTTCGATGACCTCGGTTGCCCGGTTATTAAAGACGAGGACACGCTGACGGCAATCCTGATGGCAATCGAGCGCTTCGACCCGGAAATCGTCGTAGACCTCAGTGACGAGCCGGTCATAGGCTACAAAGAGCGTTTTTTCTACGCCAGCCACGTGCTGACAAAGGGTATCCCGTATATCGGAGCCGATTTTTGGTTCTACCCGCCGGCTTTCCAGAAGGTCTTGCGGAAACCATCGCTAAGTGTGATCGGGACCGGCAAGCGCGTAGGTAAGACCGCGATTTCCGGCTTTATCTGCCGCCATCTCGATGAGGCGGGCTACCGGCCGGGAGTTATCGCGATGGGGCGCGGCGGGCCGCCCGCGCCGGAGTTGATTGAGGGTCGGGAGATCGAGCTGACCCCGGAATACTTACTCAACCTGGCGCGCTCGGGCAAGCACGCCGCCTCCGACTACTTGGAGGATGCTTTGACGAGCCGTATAACGGCAATCGGATGTCGTCGTTGCGGCGGGGGGCTTGCCGGTCAACCTTTTATTTCGAATGTTTCCGCCGGCGCCAAAATCGCTAACGCGCTCGACATTGATCTCGTCGTTTTGGAGGGTTCCGGCTCGGCGTTGCCGCCGGTCCACGCGGACGCGCATATTCTTACAATCGGGGCCGGACAGCCGATAGACTATATCGACGGATACTTCGGGACATACCGGGTGCTCTTGTCCGATTTGGTCATAATATCGATGTGCGAGCCGCCTATCGCGGACAAAGACAAGGTCGAGCAGTTAGACCAAGCGATAAGAAGTATTAAGCCGCAGGCGAAGATAGCGCATACGATTTTCAGGCCGAAGCCGCTCCGGCCGATAGCGGGAAAACGTGTGTTTTTAGCGACAACGGCTCCGCCCTCGATGAAGGGCAAACTCGTCTCTCACCTAGAAAAGACATACGATGCCGAGGTGGTCGGGGTGAGCACCAATCTTTCGAACCGCAAGTTGTTGCGCCAAGATATCGAAGCGGCCGAGGGGAAGTTCACGACGCTATTGACCGAATTGAAGGCGGCGGCGGTCGATGTGGTGACCGGCATCGGCTTCGGACTGGGCCTCGAAGTCGTGTATATGGATAATCTGCCGGTGGTTATCGGAGGCGATGGCGACCTGGAAGACCTGGTCACTTGGGTTGCGGACCGGGCAAAACAAAATTTTGCGGGCGGGAAGAGCAGTGATTAA